DNA sequence from the Paenibacillus physcomitrellae genome:
GAAGCCGTACAGATTACCTATGATCCTGAAATTTTCCCCTATGAACGGCTGCTCGACATTTATTGGCAGCTCATCGATCCTACGGACAGCGGCGGGCAATTTATGGACAGGGGCGCTTCCTACCGGTCAGCGATTTTTACGCATAATGAAGAGCAGCGGCAGAAAGCCGAGGCGTCCAAACAGGCGCTGGAGGCCAGCGGACGTTTCAAGGGGAAGATTGTTACCGAAATCGTGCCGGCGGGTCCTTTTTACCGGGCGGAGGAGGTCCACCAGAATTACTACAACACCCATCGCAATGACTACAATCTTTATTATGAGGCATCAGGCCGGGTAGATTTCACCGAGAAGCATTGGCGCGGCAAAAAGGATTTAGAGCAGCTTCGCAAACAGTTGACCCCCCTGCAATATGAAGTAACCCAGCATGGCGCAAGCGAACCGGCGTATGACAATGAATACTGGAACAACACCCGTGAGGGGATTTATGTAGATATTATCAACGGAGATCCGTTATTTAGCTCCCCG
Encoded proteins:
- the msrA gene encoding peptide-methionine (S)-S-oxide reductase MsrA translates to MNEEKQQPELSGLREQKKIETATFAGGCFWCMVKPFDQLPGVISIVSGYTGGYTDNPTYEEVGMETTGHAEAVQITYDPEIFPYERLLDIYWQLIDPTDSGGQFMDRGASYRSAIFTHNEEQRQKAEASKQALEASGRFKGKIVTEIVPAGPFYRAEEVHQNYYNTHRNDYNLYYEASGRVDFTEKHWRGKKDLEQLRKQLTPLQYEVTQHGASEPAYDNEYWNNTREGIYVDIINGDPLFSSPDQLEAETGRPSFSQPLNEGLVRKEADYSGSQVKVALKSRLSGAHLGYLLRSETSPSGFQYEVNSASLRFVPKEELEQAGYGAYIRLFSAIVNGPTAPEDDHP